A genomic segment from Polyangium mundeleinium encodes:
- a CDS encoding SDR family oxidoreductase has protein sequence MTIPHDPKRILVVGATGRLGVAIAKALVQRGDHVAITARSEPRLGALADELTHDPTGRPTTICADLRDPAAPERIASRVLESGRLDGIILACGPFPHTPLEKLSREDLENTLAVHAVAPLLLVNALSEELTRTEGAVVALVDAGVTRPFPNHVAYLTAKGALQTGLRALAVELAPQVRVNLLAIGIVADPEADADPKRLHRLAARSPLGRFGTPAEVVHGALSLLDATWATGEIWGIGR, from the coding sequence ATGACGATCCCCCACGATCCGAAGCGTATCCTCGTCGTCGGCGCCACCGGCAGGCTCGGCGTCGCCATCGCGAAGGCCCTCGTCCAGCGCGGCGATCACGTCGCCATCACGGCCCGCAGCGAGCCGCGCCTCGGCGCCCTCGCCGACGAGCTCACGCACGACCCCACGGGCCGCCCCACCACCATCTGCGCCGACCTGCGGGATCCCGCAGCGCCCGAGCGCATCGCGAGCCGCGTGCTCGAGAGCGGCCGCCTCGACGGCATCATCCTCGCCTGCGGCCCCTTCCCGCACACGCCGCTCGAAAAGCTCTCGCGCGAGGACCTCGAGAACACGCTCGCCGTGCACGCGGTCGCGCCGCTCCTGCTCGTGAACGCGCTCTCCGAGGAGCTCACGCGCACCGAGGGCGCGGTCGTCGCGCTCGTCGACGCGGGCGTCACGCGGCCCTTCCCGAACCACGTCGCGTACCTGACCGCGAAGGGCGCGCTGCAGACGGGCCTGCGCGCGCTCGCCGTCGAACTCGCGCCGCAGGTGCGCGTCAACCTGCTCGCGATCGGCATCGTCGCCGACCCCGAGGCCGACGCCGATCCGAAGCGCCTGCACCGCCTCGCCGCCCGCTCCCCGCTCGGCCGCTTCGGCACGCCCGCGGAGGTCGTGCACGGGGCGCTGTCGCTGCTCGACGCGACGTGGGCGACGGGCGAGATCTGGGGGATCGGGCGGTAA
- a CDS encoding chorismate-binding protein translates to MLVGRQLPLAPDPIALADRLRETAADRLALLHAADRTPGPYARFSYVACDPDRQSSALDPLADDPDFPFGGATGTFRSVPRWIGVLPYEGHRQLERPGWTPREGDRRPRAMLERPLWLRYPAVVVVDHAEGRVFAVGVTQGHVEALARRLLVARAPAGRGAFAVEVADAEPTRLHLERILAAKELIARGELYQVNLARRLLVSLVRGEPLDLHRRLSAAAPSPFAACLHLGRDLAVVSTSPELLLEARTRQLPEGMEFPQDRMRTFTSSVREDQKRSDRGGDSRQRHVLNSVPFGRLFTCPIKGTRPRGKDAREDAALVQELDQDPKENAELTMIVDVERNDLGRVAAVGSVQVLHGPGVVTHRTIHHREALLGAWTRPGATRHDVLAAMVPSGSVTGAPKVRAMEVIARLESARRGLYTGGFGHVAHDGSVTLAMAIRTVVLQGREGEYFTGGGIVADSDPARELEETRWKALQLEKAANRAFVGA, encoded by the coding sequence GTGCTCGTCGGTCGACAGCTCCCCCTCGCGCCCGATCCGATCGCCCTCGCCGATCGCCTCCGCGAAACCGCCGCGGACCGCCTCGCTCTGCTCCACGCGGCCGATCGCACCCCTGGCCCCTACGCGCGCTTCTCCTACGTCGCGTGTGATCCCGACCGCCAGTCGAGCGCCCTCGATCCACTCGCCGACGACCCCGACTTTCCGTTCGGCGGTGCGACGGGCACGTTTCGGTCCGTGCCCCGCTGGATCGGCGTGCTGCCGTACGAGGGGCACCGGCAGCTCGAACGCCCCGGCTGGACACCGCGCGAGGGAGATCGGCGGCCGCGGGCGATGCTCGAACGGCCGCTCTGGCTCCGGTACCCGGCCGTCGTCGTGGTGGACCATGCCGAGGGCCGCGTGTTTGCGGTGGGCGTCACACAGGGCCACGTCGAGGCGCTCGCGCGTCGCCTGCTCGTGGCGCGTGCGCCTGCGGGGCGGGGGGCGTTCGCCGTCGAGGTCGCGGATGCGGAGCCGACGCGGCTTCACCTGGAGCGGATCCTCGCCGCCAAGGAGCTCATCGCCCGGGGGGAGCTTTACCAGGTCAACCTGGCGCGACGGCTCCTCGTCTCGCTCGTGCGGGGCGAGCCGCTCGATTTGCACCGCCGCTTGAGCGCCGCCGCGCCGTCCCCGTTCGCCGCGTGCCTGCACCTCGGTCGTGATCTGGCCGTCGTGTCCACGTCACCAGAGCTGCTCCTCGAAGCCCGAACGAGGCAATTGCCCGAAGGCATGGAGTTTCCGCAGGATAGAATGCGAACCTTCACGTCGAGCGTGCGAGAGGATCAAAAACGGTCGGATCGGGGAGGGGATTCACGACAAAGGCACGTTCTGAATTCGGTGCCTTTCGGGCGATTGTTCACGTGTCCCATCAAGGGCACACGACCTCGCGGAAAGGACGCCCGCGAGGACGCGGCGCTTGTCCAGGAGCTCGATCAAGATCCCAAGGAAAACGCGGAGCTCACGATGATCGTGGATGTGGAGCGTAACGATCTCGGTCGCGTCGCGGCCGTGGGCTCGGTTCAGGTTCTCCACGGGCCCGGTGTGGTGACGCACAGAACCATCCACCACCGCGAGGCCTTGCTCGGGGCGTGGACCCGGCCCGGCGCGACCCGGCACGACGTCCTCGCCGCCATGGTCCCGAGCGGCAGCGTCACCGGCGCGCCCAAGGTCCGCGCCATGGAGGTCATCGCCCGTCTCGAAAGCGCCCGCCGCGGCCTTTACACCGGCGGCTTCGGCCACGTCGCCCACGACGGCAGCGTCACCCTCGCCATGGCCATTCGTACCGTCGTGCTCCAGGGCCGCGAGGGCGAATACTTCACCGGCGGCGGCATCGTCGCCGACTCCGACCCCGCCCGCGAGCTCGAAGAGACCCGCTGGAAGGCTCTCCAACTCGAAAAAGCGGCAAATCGGGCCTTCGTGGGAGCGTGA
- a CDS encoding SPOR domain-containing protein → MTVRSDIGDGGAIKNLEDIQEADPASRPSRASALVLASLGGACIMFAAVALLRAPVKEKPTNVDPLGDLVAKAHPAGVKVDKKPDLAGHEITFPGMLSDTKNTTALEAVRSPQAGKPPPEGAAAEALPLPPETVADRLPPSPLPAQHILQAPPDSAAGRDTLTQMAKHVAREDGAEAAEAGGPGQYQLQVSSFKTQQEGDKFAAALRRRGHRAYVEPAMVKGRGLWYRVRIGPFKYKHSATIYRQDFEAKERLVTFIVEPPKKDALAKLADESAAQ, encoded by the coding sequence ATGACCGTACGTTCGGACATCGGGGACGGCGGGGCCATCAAGAACCTGGAGGACATCCAGGAGGCCGATCCCGCGTCGCGGCCGTCGCGCGCCTCGGCGCTCGTGCTCGCCTCGCTCGGCGGCGCGTGCATCATGTTCGCGGCCGTCGCGTTGCTCCGCGCGCCCGTGAAGGAGAAGCCGACGAACGTGGATCCGCTCGGCGATCTCGTGGCGAAGGCGCACCCCGCGGGCGTGAAGGTGGACAAGAAGCCGGATCTCGCCGGCCACGAGATCACCTTCCCGGGGATGCTCTCCGACACGAAGAACACGACGGCGCTCGAAGCCGTGCGCTCGCCGCAGGCCGGAAAGCCGCCGCCGGAGGGCGCGGCCGCGGAGGCGTTGCCGCTGCCGCCGGAGACGGTGGCCGACCGGTTGCCGCCGTCGCCGCTGCCGGCGCAGCACATCCTGCAAGCGCCGCCGGACTCGGCCGCGGGCCGCGACACGCTCACGCAGATGGCGAAGCACGTCGCGCGGGAAGACGGCGCCGAGGCCGCGGAGGCTGGTGGCCCGGGGCAGTACCAGCTCCAGGTGAGCTCGTTCAAGACGCAGCAGGAGGGCGACAAGTTCGCGGCCGCGCTGCGCCGACGGGGCCACCGCGCTTACGTCGAGCCCGCGATGGTGAAGGGCCGCGGACTCTGGTACCGCGTGCGCATCGGCCCCTTCAAGTACAAGCACTCGGCCACGATCTACCGGCAGGATTTTGAAGCGAAGGAGCGGCTCGTCACGTTCATCGTCGAGCCGCCGAAGAAGGACGCCCTCGCCAAGCTCGCGGACGAGAGCGCCGCGCAGTAA
- a CDS encoding DUF72 domain-containing protein, with protein MITVGCAGFPVPATRYFREFMFVEVQETHMSMPGPGTIRRWRREAPEGFRFALLGPREVGQEGFRDGKVIETALKGLEGVAEELEAKTAVFVAPPEFAPSKTNKGMLREFLHAVRSRFDRVVYEPAPGWDPDECDELTQEVGALAARDPLVSGLSKLPTGYYRLHGPAGHKSRYEDPAIEKLADIARGGRHHKDATYVFTNVDMFADAKRFKKALKL; from the coding sequence ATGATTACCGTCGGCTGCGCCGGCTTTCCCGTCCCAGCGACGAGGTACTTCCGCGAATTCATGTTCGTGGAAGTCCAGGAAACCCACATGTCCATGCCTGGCCCTGGCACCATCCGGCGGTGGCGGCGCGAGGCCCCGGAGGGGTTTCGGTTTGCGTTGCTCGGACCGCGTGAGGTGGGGCAGGAGGGGTTCCGGGATGGCAAGGTCATCGAGACGGCGCTGAAGGGTCTCGAGGGCGTGGCGGAGGAGCTCGAGGCCAAGACTGCGGTCTTTGTGGCCCCGCCCGAGTTCGCGCCTAGCAAGACGAACAAGGGCATGCTCCGGGAGTTCCTCCATGCCGTGCGCTCGCGCTTTGACCGCGTCGTCTACGAGCCTGCGCCTGGCTGGGACCCGGATGAGTGTGACGAGCTCACGCAGGAGGTTGGGGCCCTCGCGGCGCGGGATCCGCTCGTCTCGGGCCTCTCGAAGCTGCCGACGGGTTATTACCGCCTGCATGGCCCTGCGGGGCACAAGTCGCGTTACGAGGATCCGGCGATCGAGAAACTTGCCGACATCGCCCGCGGCGGCAGGCACCACAAGGACGCGACGTACGTGTTCACGAACGTCGACATGTTCGCGGACGCGAAGCGCTTCAAGAAAGCCTTGAAGCTGTAA
- a CDS encoding SAM-dependent methyltransferase, with the protein MDHPVETTALIVAAMRAEESTRSDCLFEDPFAYDLAGDAGRAALRDYRAASGAGIPIIEVRTRSYDEALLRAQDAGIAQFVILAAGMDARAYRLPLRPQARLFELDQHAMIEAKTRGLQSAVPCCERHALAVNLADDWPAVLVAAGFDPDAPTAWLAEGLLQYLEASVVVRLFERIGRLSAQGSVLLYDIVGQALLASAVLEPVLRYMRELGAPWIFASDDPASLAAVHGFQAEVTDASVIGNAWGRWPFPAAPPHVPGVPRGYLVEAHKRL; encoded by the coding sequence ATGGACCATCCCGTCGAGACCACCGCTCTGATCGTCGCCGCCATGCGTGCCGAGGAATCCACGCGCAGCGATTGCCTCTTCGAAGATCCCTTCGCGTACGACCTCGCCGGGGATGCCGGACGTGCCGCGCTGCGCGACTACCGCGCTGCCAGCGGTGCTGGCATCCCGATCATCGAGGTGCGCACGCGTTCCTACGACGAGGCACTCTTGCGCGCGCAGGACGCGGGCATCGCGCAGTTCGTGATCCTCGCCGCCGGCATGGACGCGCGCGCGTATCGGCTGCCCTTGCGCCCTCAGGCGCGGCTCTTCGAGCTCGATCAACATGCGATGATCGAGGCCAAGACGCGCGGGCTGCAATCCGCCGTGCCTTGCTGCGAACGGCACGCGCTTGCCGTGAACCTCGCCGACGACTGGCCTGCCGTGCTCGTCGCGGCCGGCTTTGATCCCGACGCGCCCACGGCTTGGCTCGCCGAAGGGCTCTTGCAATATCTCGAGGCGAGCGTCGTGGTTCGCCTCTTCGAGCGGATCGGCCGCCTCTCGGCCCAGGGCTCGGTCCTGCTCTACGACATCGTCGGCCAGGCGCTCCTCGCGTCGGCTGTGCTCGAGCCCGTGCTCCGCTACATGCGTGAGCTTGGCGCGCCGTGGATCTTCGCGAGCGACGACCCCGCTTCCCTTGCTGCTGTGCACGGCTTCCAGGCCGAGGTCACGGACGCGAGCGTGATCGGCAATGCGTGGGGGCGCTGGCCTTTTCCCGCCGCGCCGCCGCATGTGCCCGGCGTCCCGCGCGGCTACCTCGTCGAAGCGCACAAACGGCTTTGA
- a CDS encoding nucleotidyltransferase family protein produces the protein MTTAMILCAGLGTRLRPITDEMPKPLVWFGNKPLLFHILDHLAAAGVEQVVLNTHHLAERFEPRLFLEVPIEVTLVHEPKILGTAGGVAAAAPALGPGDVLVWNGDILATFSVTALEGAHARAKAKGAIATLAVAFRDPEKMRVGEGTVGLGEDGSIVRLRGETFGREVRGADFVGVQILGEVARARLPSEGCLVGDVYLPALRAGERVAASAIVSSFCDLGTPQAYFEESMHWLAEFGSWRGEDVHVDPDVSLASVILGDGVTVRGQGELREVVACPGAAVEAPLERAIVLGSGTIVRIRTNRSVGEKRLHVQRG, from the coding sequence ATGACCACCGCGATGATCCTCTGCGCCGGCCTCGGCACGCGTTTGCGGCCGATCACCGACGAGATGCCCAAGCCGCTCGTTTGGTTCGGCAACAAGCCGCTGCTCTTTCACATCCTCGATCACCTCGCCGCCGCTGGCGTCGAGCAGGTCGTGCTGAACACGCACCACCTCGCGGAGCGCTTCGAGCCGCGGCTGTTTCTGGAGGTCCCGATCGAGGTGACCCTCGTGCACGAGCCGAAGATCCTCGGCACCGCGGGGGGCGTCGCGGCGGCGGCGCCCGCGCTCGGGCCGGGGGACGTGCTCGTCTGGAATGGCGACATCCTCGCGACGTTCTCCGTCACTGCGCTCGAAGGGGCCCACGCGCGCGCGAAGGCCAAGGGCGCGATCGCCACGCTCGCGGTCGCGTTCCGGGATCCCGAGAAGATGCGGGTCGGGGAGGGGACCGTGGGCCTCGGGGAGGATGGCTCGATCGTGCGGCTGCGCGGCGAGACGTTTGGTCGCGAGGTGCGGGGGGCGGATTTCGTCGGCGTGCAGATCCTCGGCGAGGTGGCGCGCGCACGCTTGCCCAGCGAGGGCTGCCTCGTCGGGGACGTGTACTTGCCGGCGCTCCGCGCGGGCGAGCGGGTCGCGGCAAGCGCGATCGTGTCGAGCTTCTGCGATCTCGGCACGCCCCAGGCTTATTTCGAGGAGAGCATGCACTGGCTCGCGGAGTTCGGATCGTGGCGCGGCGAGGACGTGCACGTGGATCCCGACGTCTCCCTCGCGAGCGTCATCCTCGGCGACGGCGTGACCGTGCGAGGGCAGGGCGAGCTTCGCGAGGTCGTGGCCTGTCCCGGCGCCGCCGTGGAAGCACCCCTCGAGCGCGCGATCGTTCTCGGGAGCGGTACGATCGTACGGATCCGAACGAATCGATCAGTCGGGGAAAAACGTCTCCACGTGCAGCGCGGGTGA
- a CDS encoding helix-turn-helix domain-containing protein gives MPSSMYCPGPPLGAFVDCFWHFDGDPPPAARERALPSGSLDLIINLDADCLDFFAPDAVTPLGPFPGTVLNGAAAGFVTIGARPRTTVMGVHFRPGGAFPFLGVPAGDLEGTRAPLDALWGPSARELRERLAEAATLRQRFVTLEACLRERVRSPLARHPAVVEALRAFEDPWLESVAQVNARTGLSPRQLIARFRDQVGLAPKAYWRVRRFQAALRHLERARDVGGAEIAAEHGYFDQAHWNREFRTFCGMSPRAYLAHECARPNHVPLRGKNIQSFTA, from the coding sequence GTGCCGTCTTCGATGTACTGCCCTGGGCCTCCGCTTGGTGCGTTCGTGGACTGCTTCTGGCACTTCGACGGCGATCCTCCGCCTGCGGCTCGTGAACGCGCGCTTCCCTCGGGCAGCCTTGATCTGATCATCAACCTCGATGCGGATTGCCTCGATTTCTTCGCGCCTGATGCCGTGACTCCGCTCGGGCCTTTTCCTGGCACTGTGCTCAATGGCGCTGCGGCTGGCTTCGTCACCATCGGCGCGCGGCCACGAACGACCGTCATGGGCGTGCACTTCAGGCCTGGCGGCGCGTTTCCTTTTCTTGGCGTTCCGGCCGGTGATCTCGAAGGCACGCGGGCTCCGCTCGATGCGCTTTGGGGCCCGAGTGCGCGAGAGCTCCGCGAACGGCTCGCCGAGGCTGCCACGCTCCGACAACGCTTCGTGACGCTCGAGGCTTGCTTGCGCGAGCGCGTGCGGAGCCCGCTCGCGCGCCATCCTGCTGTCGTTGAAGCGCTGCGTGCCTTCGAGGACCCTTGGCTCGAGAGCGTCGCCCAGGTCAACGCGCGCACGGGGCTCTCGCCGCGTCAGCTCATCGCGCGCTTTCGTGATCAAGTTGGCCTCGCGCCCAAGGCTTATTGGCGCGTGCGACGTTTCCAGGCGGCGCTGCGGCATCTGGAGCGCGCACGCGATGTGGGCGGCGCCGAGATTGCTGCCGAGCATGGTTATTTCGACCAGGCGCACTGGAACCGCGAGTTCCGCACGTTCTGCGGCATGAGCCCGCGCGCGTACCTCGCGCATGAATGCGCACGTCCGAACCACGTGCCCCTGCGCGGCAAAAATATCCAATCTTTCACGGCCTGA
- a CDS encoding J domain-containing protein, translating to MPGVVSITTTKRRRYLWCAWWTGEPTRAPFRKPDAFSGGAKTLEEARKQAERTAGQPLREIEAIWARAWVRVQAGQPPWVETKTRTPHEEPPPQDSRQKRRRFIPSIPDPNICPFEVLGLPKTASPDDIRRAFRRRALETHPDRGGDAAAFIRVTWARDEATLRARRI from the coding sequence ATGCCCGGCGTCGTCTCCATCACCACCACCAAGCGCCGCCGCTACCTCTGGTGCGCCTGGTGGACAGGCGAGCCCACGCGCGCCCCCTTCCGCAAACCCGACGCATTCTCCGGCGGCGCGAAGACGCTGGAAGAAGCACGCAAGCAAGCCGAGCGCACCGCAGGCCAGCCCCTCCGCGAAATCGAGGCCATCTGGGCACGCGCCTGGGTCCGCGTGCAAGCCGGTCAACCGCCCTGGGTCGAGACAAAAACCCGCACCCCCCACGAAGAACCCCCGCCCCAAGATTCACGACAAAAACGTCGCAGATTCATCCCCTCCATCCCCGACCCCAACATCTGCCCCTTCGAAGTCCTCGGCCTCCCCAAAACCGCCTCCCCCGACGACATCCGCCGCGCATTCCGCCGCCGCGCCCTGGAAACACACCCCGATCGAGGCGGCGACGCAGCCGCCTTCATCCGCGTCACCTGGGCCCGCGACGAGGCCACGCTCCGCGCGAGGCGTATCTAG
- the nikR gene encoding nickel-responsive transcriptional regulator NikR — protein MSDLVRFGVAMDRALLTEFDRRIAALGYENRSEAIRDLVRADLTRAAWDRGAAVVATLSVVYKPHVRAEVLRIAEPEPGSADLVVASQHVRIDRERCLDTMVLRGPAESLSTLAGKIAGTKGVLSCELHVAASVADDTRANEAQPSPPRDRDRDQEQG, from the coding sequence ATGAGCGACCTCGTCCGCTTCGGCGTGGCCATGGACCGCGCGCTGCTCACCGAGTTCGATCGGCGCATCGCGGCGCTCGGCTACGAGAACCGCTCCGAGGCCATCCGCGATCTCGTCCGCGCAGATCTCACGCGCGCCGCCTGGGACCGCGGCGCCGCCGTCGTCGCCACGCTCTCCGTCGTCTACAAGCCCCACGTGCGCGCCGAGGTCCTGCGCATCGCCGAGCCCGAGCCCGGGAGCGCCGACCTCGTCGTCGCGAGCCAGCACGTGCGGATCGATCGCGAGCGCTGCCTCGACACGATGGTCCTGCGCGGCCCCGCGGAGAGCCTCTCCACGCTCGCCGGCAAGATCGCCGGCACGAAGGGCGTGCTCTCCTGCGAGCTGCACGTCGCCGCCTCCGTGGCAGACGACACGCGCGCAAACGAGGCCCAGCCTTCCCCCCCGAGAGACAGAGACAGAGACCAGGAGCAGGGATGA
- the argS gene encoding arginine--tRNA ligase, translating to MGVEEQVRNLVVGALTDLAGSGVLPSEVTSATFSVERPKRPEHGDLATNAALAIQKAAKKPPREIATLLAERLGKEADIRAVEIAGPGFLNLRLAPAIYQRVLGDVMAAGPAFGRGPAGLGERVLVEFVSANPTGPLLISHGRGAILGDAVATLLEATGHRVTREYYINDFGNQIRLLAASVLAVALGREPPEGGYGKNDYLEDLVAWLQKTSPELIADDKVEELARVCVTRMLDGVPGSKALPGIKKTLASLRIQFDGWYSEESLHRWGRVNAALAELNTRGYLEEREGALFFKSTDEGDDKDRVVKKRDGYFTYFASDIAYHADKIGRGYDRLVNVLGADHHGYTARVRGALAALGLPKERFEVVLYQLVNLLRDGKPYKMGKRLGNLVTIEEVVDEIDEAARRKGAGADALRYFYLARRSDTTIDLDIELAKKASMDNPVFYLQYGYARLCSILRRAQEKFGLQVPRHAPALAARLEHPDELAILGRLGRFPAVVAEASTLREPHRILFYLQELSQDFQSYFTRLKKDGDTILPLDAQVAEAGWQEKWDRPKSEARLLWIEAIRTVYGAGLKLAGITALERMHKLEGEAAAAETELGFGAEDADGDPQPQASNKEAEAS from the coding sequence ATGGGCGTCGAAGAGCAAGTTCGGAATCTGGTGGTGGGTGCACTCACCGATCTGGCGGGGAGTGGGGTCCTGCCGTCGGAAGTCACGTCTGCAACGTTCTCCGTGGAGCGCCCGAAGCGCCCCGAGCACGGAGACCTGGCGACGAACGCGGCGCTCGCGATCCAGAAGGCAGCCAAGAAGCCGCCTCGGGAGATCGCGACGCTGCTGGCCGAGCGTCTCGGCAAAGAGGCCGACATCCGCGCCGTGGAGATCGCCGGGCCGGGTTTTTTGAATCTGCGCCTCGCGCCAGCGATTTATCAGCGCGTGCTCGGCGACGTGATGGCCGCAGGGCCGGCCTTCGGGCGAGGGCCCGCGGGGCTCGGCGAGCGGGTGCTCGTCGAGTTCGTCAGCGCCAACCCGACGGGACCGCTGCTCATCTCGCACGGCCGAGGCGCGATCCTCGGCGACGCGGTGGCGACGCTCCTGGAGGCCACGGGGCACCGCGTCACGCGCGAGTACTACATCAACGACTTCGGCAACCAGATCCGGCTGCTCGCGGCGAGCGTGCTCGCCGTGGCGCTCGGCCGCGAGCCGCCCGAGGGCGGCTACGGCAAAAACGACTACCTCGAGGATCTCGTCGCCTGGCTGCAGAAGACGAGCCCCGAGCTGATCGCCGACGACAAGGTCGAAGAGCTCGCGCGCGTGTGCGTGACGCGCATGCTCGACGGCGTGCCGGGCTCGAAGGCGCTGCCGGGCATCAAGAAGACGCTCGCGTCGCTGCGCATCCAGTTCGACGGCTGGTACTCCGAGGAGAGCTTGCACCGGTGGGGCCGCGTGAACGCGGCGCTCGCGGAGCTCAACACGCGCGGCTACCTCGAAGAACGCGAAGGGGCGCTCTTCTTCAAGAGCACCGACGAGGGCGACGACAAGGACCGGGTCGTCAAGAAGCGCGACGGCTACTTCACGTACTTCGCGAGCGACATCGCGTACCACGCCGACAAGATCGGCCGCGGCTACGACCGGCTCGTGAACGTGCTCGGCGCCGATCACCACGGCTACACGGCGCGGGTGCGCGGCGCGCTCGCGGCGCTCGGCTTGCCGAAGGAGCGCTTCGAGGTGGTGCTCTACCAGCTCGTGAACCTGCTGCGCGACGGCAAGCCCTACAAGATGGGCAAGCGGCTCGGCAACCTCGTCACGATCGAGGAGGTCGTCGACGAGATCGACGAGGCCGCGCGGAGGAAGGGCGCCGGCGCCGACGCGCTGCGCTACTTCTACCTCGCGCGACGGAGCGACACGACGATCGATCTCGACATCGAGCTCGCCAAGAAGGCCTCGATGGACAACCCCGTCTTTTATCTGCAGTACGGCTACGCGCGCCTCTGCTCGATCCTGCGCCGCGCCCAGGAAAAGTTTGGGCTCCAAGTTCCGAGGCACGCCCCCGCGCTCGCCGCGCGCCTCGAGCACCCGGACGAGCTCGCGATCCTCGGGCGCCTCGGGCGCTTCCCGGCCGTCGTGGCGGAGGCCTCGACGCTGCGCGAGCCGCACCGGATCCTGTTCTACCTGCAGGAGCTCTCGCAGGACTTCCAGAGCTACTTCACGCGGCTGAAGAAGGACGGCGACACGATCCTGCCGCTCGACGCGCAGGTGGCGGAGGCGGGCTGGCAGGAGAAGTGGGATCGCCCGAAGAGCGAGGCGCGGCTGCTCTGGATCGAGGCGATCCGCACGGTGTACGGCGCGGGGCTGAAGCTCGCGGGCATCACCGCGCTCGAGCGCATGCACAAGCTCGAAGGCGAGGCCGCCGCAGCAGAGACGGAGCTGGGGTTTGGGGCGGAGGACGCCGACGGCGATCCCCAGCCCCAGGCGTCGAACAAGGAGGCCGAAGCGTCATGA
- a CDS encoding ribonuclease H-like domain-containing protein, whose amino-acid sequence MASFASKLARLPPMPGAAPAASPAPAAAPAPEPVPVPENAAAALKSKPSLDELRDRIARILGKAAPTAPRPDPTRTELPFFVEHTDRGPLYVRRDRTPHAARVGRAPLVAARDAEPGLLSLLALDPALATCDARRALFIDTETTGLQGGTGTVAFLLGMSFYDEAQGAFILEQALLRRLGEEAPMLELLARRLNEASMIVTYNGKSFDMPLLRARCVMNRMPAPRELPHLDLVHVARRIHGHRLKSRTLAAIESEVLGRERVGDVGGADVVACYMHYLRTSDEGALSGVVTHNEHDVLSMVALVGLYGEPMHGGLPGADLAGVAKTLRRAGELDRAAETAEAAVVRGGGALAKRTRGDIAKARGDKARALLDYQALAEEVDDPSVRLELAKLYEHHVKSFAAALALVERGTGEADAATEKRRTRLRRKIEKRP is encoded by the coding sequence ATGGCCTCGTTTGCATCCAAGCTCGCCCGCTTGCCGCCGATGCCCGGGGCGGCGCCCGCCGCATCCCCCGCGCCGGCCGCCGCCCCCGCTCCCGAGCCCGTTCCCGTTCCCGAGAACGCCGCGGCCGCGCTGAAGTCCAAGCCGTCCCTCGACGAGCTACGCGACCGGATCGCCCGCATCCTCGGCAAGGCCGCCCCCACCGCGCCGCGGCCCGATCCCACGCGCACCGAGCTGCCATTTTTCGTCGAGCACACCGATCGGGGGCCCCTCTACGTGCGGCGTGATCGCACGCCGCACGCCGCGCGTGTCGGTCGCGCGCCGCTCGTGGCCGCGCGTGATGCCGAGCCAGGCTTGCTCTCGCTGCTCGCGCTCGATCCCGCACTCGCGACCTGCGACGCGCGGCGCGCGCTCTTCATCGACACCGAGACGACAGGGCTCCAGGGCGGCACCGGCACGGTCGCATTTCTGCTCGGGATGTCGTTCTACGACGAGGCCCAAGGCGCGTTCATCCTGGAGCAAGCCTTGCTCCGGCGGCTCGGCGAGGAGGCGCCGATGCTGGAGCTGCTCGCGCGCAGGCTCAACGAGGCCTCGATGATCGTCACCTACAACGGCAAGTCCTTCGACATGCCGCTGCTCCGCGCGCGCTGCGTGATGAACCGCATGCCAGCGCCGCGAGAGTTGCCGCACCTCGATCTCGTTCACGTCGCGCGTCGTATCCACGGGCATCGGCTCAAGAGCCGTACGCTCGCCGCAATCGAGAGCGAGGTGCTCGGGCGCGAGCGCGTGGGCGACGTCGGCGGCGCGGACGTGGTCGCGTGTTACATGCACTATCTGCGCACGTCAGACGAAGGCGCGCTCTCCGGCGTGGTCACGCACAACGAGCACGACGTGCTCTCGATGGTGGCCCTCGTGGGGCTCTACGGCGAGCCCATGCACGGCGGGTTGCCCGGCGCAGATCTCGCCGGCGTGGCGAAGACGCTCCGTCGCGCAGGCGAGCTCGATCGTGCAGCAGAGACCGCAGAGGCAGCCGTCGTGCGAGGCGGCGGCGCGCTCGCGAAGCGGACGCGCGGCGACATCGCAAAGGCGCGCGGAGACAAAGCACGCGCGCTGCTCGACTACCAGGCGCTCGCCGAGGAGGTCGACGATCCTTCCGTGCGGCTCGAGCTCGCAAAGCTCTACGAGCACCACGTAAAATCGTTCGCAGCAGCGCTCGCGCTCGTCGAGCGCGGGACAGGCGAAGCAGACGCGGCCACCGAGAAGCGGCGCACGCGGCTCCGGCGCAAGATCGAGAAGCGGCCGTGA